atttttattttaattaagaacattttttttccagccttatATCATGGCAGCAAAAAGATtagatttttgtgttttccttttgccAGGGACTCTTATGCTGAAGAATTactcctctaagatcagaaaaataaaacaaaggtataaaaatattACACAGATGTtgcaaacattaaacaaacactTAGGCCTGCCTGACAGTATTTCTGGtgcaatattcttttaaaaatgtgtttcagtGAAAACCTTTTACAGGAGTTTTTGCACTGCCAACATCTCTTATTCAggttcctagagaaatgaaatgtgGGTAGCAGTGACTAATTAAACTAGCAGCTACTGTTTCCCAAACAAGTTTGGACAGATTATATTTACGATGGCCAGATGAAATCAAAACCATTGAGTATAGTCAAAGTGAGACAATCTAAGAGGGCAACTGAGTTTTATCTGATAGCATACTTATTAACCTGACTTAATAAAGTTCAATGGCCTTTGGTGGCCACCTACATTGTCAAGTGCAGAGTGAGGCCTTGGAGTTGCAAAGAGGACTCAGTGACAGATGGCGACTACACTTACCCTGGTGAGCaatgagtaatgtacagaattgttgaatcactgtattgtacacctgaaactaatataacactgtatgttaactatactggaattaaaataaataaaaaagaaaacattaaaaaaataaaatataaaacattcccAAAAGAATCTCTCTCAAAGAAGTGAAGGCATGTGCATTTACAGGTTGCTTTAGAGAAAATGgttattctgtttccttttgcaCTGCCTTGTAAAAAGTTCACAGGTCTCTGAAATATGAAATGTACTGAACAGATGGATGAAAAGACAAATGACTGAATTAGTAAATGACAGTGAGCCTTCCATAGGAGTGAGAGCGATGCAGGATCTTCAGTTAATTTATCTTTTCTTGATTTCCTCAAGGTCAAGGTAGTCTTTTTGCTATAAAGAACAACAATGATATGGTAATGCCTTTCATTTGTATAGCACTTTTTTATTTgtcaaaggatttttttcctgttctcacAATATCACTTTTAGGAAAATAGAACAGGTAGGCTATTTTTATACCCTTCAGAGAATTGTGCATGTAAGCCTGaacaaaatttaaggaaaaagaagaaaatgagtagCAAGTTGAGTATTGGGAATTCAGTGATCATTTAGGACATTTATGCTACAGttaaaaattgtgattttaatactttattaCTGCCACTAAAGTATACCCAAATCTCTAAAATTTTATTATCCACTTGCAAGCATTaatcagaagacagaaataaatggttACTTCAGTACAGAGGTCAGTGACATGAagattttcaatcttttttttaaatctcccacaAATCAGTATCGTTTTCTTAAAATTTGCAAATGCAAGGTAGATATTATAATTGTTTACTTAATTAGTATTTTCTAAGCATCATATATGTATCTTTTCTATATAGGAAACTCAAAACATATAGTGATACTTCACATTTTGAATTCAGTGTATATAATGACATCCTTGAATTCAGAAAATAACTCAAGGTAAAGTTCTGAACTGCAGAAtttgatattttgaaaaacaaaatgagaatttcatGGAGTGATTTCTTATAATATTCCATAATTCTATGTTACATATAACCAATGACTTGAATAAGTTCTAAACTTAatgtaattcaatttttttttatgtttggagTAAAAGAACACAATGTGGTTATTTTGAGAATTAGCTGGTTTCTTCTGGGTAAATTAAAGTCCAGAGATCACATTTTTGCATATACTTTATTCTTGATGTGTCTGAAGAAAGAAACAGTTAATGTGATTTGCaaaacctagaagaaaaggaaatgataagatatcaaaataataaataagagtaATTTGCAGTTAAAACTTACAATACAATCCCCTACATGCATGTTTTATAGGGAAAGGATCAAAGAGTGGCCAAGTTTTGAAGTAAGGTACATATGGTTGCCAATAAGAAGTCTGCAAAGTGAGTCTTCTAGAGTAATCCAGGTGTCACCAAGTTCATTTATGAAGGGACTAACGAATAGACTTCAATTTTAATTACATGAGCTATCATTGGGCTAGATGTCATGATGAATTGTGATCTGGTTTTTGTTCATCATCTGTGTCATCAGTCCTACAAAAAAAACTGCTTCATTTTGGTGTAGAATCATTAAAGATGGTGTGCAAAGAGTAGATGATAAAATGGACCACAGGTACTATCTCCCATTCAGTCTTGTCTTAAATACCCAAGCATGAACACAATGgggaataaacattttgaaagaacatcattaatgcatataaaaatgttttaatcaccATTCTGAGACTATAGTTGTTACCAGTTGAAGAAAATTTATGGAACCTCGGGTCAATGCCTTTTTGGATCAGCATAAAATTAAATGCGGTACCCTATTCTGAAAAAACCATGCATTATATATTCATTGCAGTGTTTTAGTCTACACTGTGATAATACATTCATTCTCACAGTTTTGTTAAATCCATAGCCTTCACCTGCTTTCATCAGTCTGCACTGAGACTGGAGAATGAAGTTCTGCTTCTGAGTCTCAAATCTGTAGTTGGCACCCTACAGGTCAGCAGGTCATGGAATGTGTCTGTTTTGCTTCCCACTGAATCTCTGACCATTAATACagtacctgacacacagtagatgttctccctcctccaaatttattgactgaatgaatgaatgaatgagtatatGAGTAACTAGTACATTTACTAATGTCAAACATTGGTCTAGATTTCCAGTCTGCCAACTTGAAGACTGCCCAATGTGGGCTCTCACTGTTGAGATatgaagtattttatatatatatatatatatatatatatatatatatatatttatatatataaatatatatataacatatatataaaacatgtatataaaacatatgtgaagtatatatatacttatatatatttattatataatatatatttaatatataaatttattatatatttatatatatttattatacaacacataataaatatatagaatatgtttattctatattattatatattttatacatatataaatacttcatctctctctctctctctctctctctatatatatatatatatatatatatcacaaagcAATGAAGTCACTACCTTCCAGGATGACCATTTATTAACAGGTCATCCAATTTGGCTGATTTAAGGATATCACCCCTCTAGTTGGGACCCATACCTCTCTCGGATGTGAATAGTCTCAAGGTCCTGACTCCTTTTGTATAATTTGTCTGATTAGGACTCCAGCTGGTTTTTCTGCAGTTTGTTATGTATGGTTTATACTCaactattttttatctttaaacataTGAACAAAAGCTTACCTCTGAAGCCAAAAGTCCGAAGTTAATTCCAGTTAATGTTAAAGCATTAGCGTTATACCAtgtgttgattttattttcacaaccctaatgaaataaaagttatttagaCTGACTTGGGAGAGGAAAATGGTCTTATATAGAATTCTAtcacaaagaagaagaaacataatGCAGTAATTCACAAACTCTAAAAAGTCATTGTCTAAGTGGAGACTAACCTTTTTAGTCCAGAGAACTTCCTCTCATAGCAGAACATCTCTGTTACTACTTTTTAAGTTGCTAAGATGTTGTGATGTAATTGAAATcagaaatttattaaatttagaaaGGGCTCTAATTTTCTGCACACTACTGTAATTCAGCAAGATATGTACTATGACCGAAAATGATTATTTCCCAAATaggagaagcttaaaaaaaaccataatgctctatttatttgtgaatgaattatgtaaataaaaaatgtgtcTTACAATTAGAATAACATCAGTGTgtgaagtatataaaatattagaagttCTTGGGATGGAAATCTTGTTGATCAGTATCCCATACCTGTAAGTAACAGACGAAACCCTGTTCTTGCTTCTACTACATTTATCTGAACACTTGTTCACTGCTGGCGTCCCCTCACTTCAGTTTTTGCCAATGCTCATACCTTCTTACTTCTGGTATTGTAGCTCCCTTACCAATCCTATATGCCAGAGATTGGCCAAAAGTGCCTCCCTTTTCTGCAGTGATTCAGTAAGGAGGGTTGGGGAGAAAGGTTGATGGTATCTCAAGCTCTAGGAGCACTTAAATAACATACtctcagaaagttaaaataataattattcattaaCTATGAGTTCAGTTTCATAAAGTAGCTTAAGAACTTAATCACTGTAAATAATAGTGTTTGTATATACAACTTTTGTTCAGCATTCTAAATTgacttgcaaaaacaaaacaaaaaaaggcactGTAAACACTTGGAAAGCCTTATCTTTACCTCTAGGTAAGTTGCATTCAGTGGCTCATCACAAAACCACTTTCTTAATGTAGAATTTGTGCAAGAACATGGAACCtgttctgaattttctttatttttattctttatccagTCTGTGTAATTGTACTGGCCACAACACTGCAACTagaaaagaaatctataaattttactataaaatattcaaaaggcaGTTAATTGTGATTCCcatgtacattaaaatattttttctgaaaaagttatTAATTAATTCTGCATTGAAATGCAGTGAATTACAAATATAagtatagttttgtttgtttaatccaTTACTTTGTTACTGCTTTTGTTGATGTTAACCAGAACTAAAGATCTTTACAATATAAGTGGGCTATGTTTGGATGAAATTGTTAGATCTGAATTTATCATAAAGGAACCCAGGATGGAAGGTATACCTGATTTACTGAAGCTACAAACTATGTTTGGGActgaatacagaaaaggaaatcactATAGGCATATCTTTCTCTCCACTATAGCAGTAGCTATATTTTTTCTCCAGAATAtgctgccatttttatttaattatacataaagagattcagtgttatttttactCTCTTAGGACTAATATGTTAACTTGCAATTTTGTATTGTGTGAAAATTTTCCACAGAGagtcaaaaaagatgaaaaggcaaacagccatagaaatgataaaacattgGAAAGATCTCATTTCCAATCCCATCAAGTTGAATAGGGAAGATGTGAAAGAATCAACATATATATTTGTCACCTAGAATGTAAGACAGAGTTGAAGTGAATACTTCATTGTTTTCTAAACTTGTTGTTGAATGTTATAACATCAGTACTGCCTATGTCACAATATGTACCAACAATCATGGAAATGTTGAATGACTGAAATAATGCTTTAGAGTGTGAGTACTGAAAATGAGTTCAGTCAAATCTACATGTCTTGTCTCAATTATACTCAGGACTAGGAACTGTAAGCTTGATTCTCATTAATAATAGCAATGTCATACATAgaacttttttcttgtttatcaGTTTATGACCATAGGAAGGTTTGGTTCTCTGCCATCAGTCCTAATGCAATCTAGAGAGGCAATACATGTACACATCATATGCATCAGGGGAAAAACAGTACGACTAAAAGCATTTATAGTTATATTTCAATTCTACTAAAATGCCTGTTATtacatatactaaaaataatagctatttcttttttttttaattttttaatgtttattcatttttgaaagacagagagagacacagtacaagcagggaaggggtggagagagaggtgggggggggtggtgcacagaatctgaggcacgctccaggctctaagctgtcagcacagagcccatcgcggggctcgaactcatgaaccgtgagataatgacctgagacacccaggcgctccaatgaTAGTTATTTCTATGTGAGGCACCTACTATAGTAGTTAGAGTACAAAATCTAGTGCTACATTGTCTGGAATTGAATCATGTTTCTGCAACCCAATTAGCTCTATGACCCTGGGTAAGTTACTCAATTTCATAGtccttcatctataaaacgagGATAATAGGTCTTACTTCATTGGGTTCAGAGGAGTAAATAAGTTgatacatataaagcacttacaaaaagtaaatacaaaaattattttctttatcaagCATTTACTAAGTTCCAGCTGGTGATCTATTCCTGTAAACCATCTGGGCAACCATACCCATTCCTGTACGCTGCCTAGAAATATTTGATGTGCAAAATAAGAATTCTAATAACATTAGCTAGCAAGTATTAATTGCTCACTATTTTCCAGATCCAAGGCTTTCTGTACattctatatattatttcattgatTCCTGCCAACCAGAGGTAAGGGTTATTCTGTCCATTTTAAGAATATGGAATCTGAAATTAATAAGGATACTTGTCCAGGGTCAAAAAGCTAATATGTAGCAAACCTGACATTCAGGCTTAAATGGTAACTACCATGTTTCTCTGCTGCTGGCAAGAACTGTGCTCAGACTTCTGTCCCACAGGTGCAGCAGGGAAGATTACCCCACCAACACTTTTATAGGTGAGACCAGGTTAAAATGCACATCAGTTAACCAAGAATCGAAGATCTAATTTACAAAAGGAGGATAAAACTCAAGATTTGTAACCGGGAACAATGCTATTCCTCATTCCTCTGTCTCATCTCCCACCCTTCCCCGTCTCCCTTACCCTATAGTGATCATGTTTGACatctaatttttagttttattctaattttctcttactgttttctGTAAAGCATTCAGAAAAGTCCACTTGGGTATATCTTCAGGCATATCTTTAGATCCATACTCAGCAATGATTAAGTCAACTTTATCATGCCATACTTGGTGAATCTGTTGAAAATTGCATCAAAGTCAAAATCTGAAATcctatgggatttgtctttctctgatttcgcttagcatagtactctctagttccatccatgtcattgcaaatagcaatatttcattctttttgatgtctgagaaatattctattgtatatataatcactaatttgtacacctgaaactaatattacactgtattttaactaactggactttaaatggaaacttggaaaggaaaaaaagtccaaatCTGAAGGAAACTTTCCTTATGGTTCCTAACAAAAGAGTATTCTAGTCATTTTGCTGTTCTCTGATTAttcctgtgttttctgtttctttaactACTTTTAGCAATCTCAGTGAGTGCTGAGGCATTTGGTCTTTTGCATTGTGACCTACAAGAGGAATATATGAGACTTATTTTATGACTGAAGAGAAAGTTATGTGCTATTCTCCTGAATGTCTCAggattctgcttttcttcttgtaCTCTCAGGAAAAATTGTGAAAAACTCTGAAATGGGCCGAAAAAGATTACTGAATATCTTTTCAATGGAAATTAGGCTTTCTTTAGCATAACTTCCAGGTCTTCTTATTTCATGAGGGTCTGTatctttctcagtttttaacttatttaacaaCTTTGTAAGTTGTAGGAAACTACTGACAACTGATGctttatcagagaaatgcagatgAATTTTTCCTGGTGGGGGGCAAATGATATCTCCTCTACCAACTGTGTTTTGTATATGTTAAGAGATAGCCTTTATAAGTGTCTTCTCTTTGGACTCTCCTTTGAActggtttttatttcttactgATTCCCACATTAATCAAGATGTTAAATAAAATCACTGATCTGTGCTTGCTGTAT
The Lynx canadensis isolate LIC74 chromosome B4, mLynCan4.pri.v2, whole genome shotgun sequence DNA segment above includes these coding regions:
- the TSPAN19 gene encoding tetraspanin-19 codes for the protein MLRKNKILIFKYFLNLINGAFLVLGLLLLGFGAWLLLDRNIFFTALDKNNHLIVYIFQILTGTGSAIVLLCLLGYLGIHNEIRWLLILYAALLMWAFGVQVVLSGFIFTKKKEIHQVWHDKVDLIIAEYGSKDMPEDIPKWTFLNALQKTLQCCGQYNYTDWIKNKNKENSEQVPCSCTNSTLRKWFCDEPLNATYLEGCENKINTWYNANALTLTGINFGLLASEVLQITLTVSFFRHIKNKVYAKM